ATTGACCAAAGCGGTCAGGCAGTCGAGAATGTAAATATTGATTTTGGATTGTATAATTATGCAGAATTTTACCCAATTGCCAGTAAAAAAACTGATAGGAATGGTTTATCGTATCTCACAACAGGCTTGGGAGATTTATTGGTTTGGGCAAATAAAAATGGAGAGGTAGTTGGACAAAAATTAAATGTTGCGACCACCGATACTTTAATTATGGAGTTAGGAAAAGGCTTTTATGGTGGAAGTATATCGGAGTTAAATATGGTTCCGCCGGTTGAGAAAAAACCTTATGCTGTTGATGAGAGCATGAAAAAACAAAATGATAGCCGTTTGGCCTATGAAGATAGCATACGAATGGCATACCGTTCTACTTTTATTGATTCTATTTCATCATGTCAACTTGGAGAATTAAAAGGTTTAGATGAGAATTTTATTTGGAATAAGCTGAAGAAAAGTCAGGGAAATTGGAAAGAAATTAAGAAGTTTATTGAGCATACTAACAAAAATAATGTTGAATATGTGACTGCATTATTAGATTTAATTGCAGCAAAGGATTTGAGAGATACAAAAGCTGAGATTTTATTGGATCATTTAAATTATACACTTACAAATTATGATATTAAAGAGTATTCTTCAAAGGAGATGTTTATGAAGAATGTTCTGAATCCAAGAATTAAAAATGAAAATCTGATTGCTTATCGCGGATATTTTCAGAAAGAATTTGATGGAAAGTTTAAAGGAAACAGATCTGCTATTATTGAGCAAATTAAAATGTGGATTTTAAATCATATCAATATTAATGAAAATGAAAACTATTATAATTTACCAATAACACCTATAGGAGTAAATGAGTTACGAATAGCAAATGCCGAATCGCGCGATGTATTTTTTGTTGCTTTAAGTCGTAGTTTGGGAATTCCTTCGCGATTGGAGCCTGCAGAAAAAACACCTCAGTATTTTAATGGGCAAGTTTGGGTAAATGTTTATTTCGAAGCCCAGAAAACGAGTCAGCCAGTAACAGGAACTCTAGTTTTAAAAAATATATTGAAAAATTTCGATCCTGCTTATTATGCTCATTTTACCATTGGTAAATTAATTAATGGCAGGTATGAAAGTTTAGATTACGGTTGGGATAGTAAATTATCTGATTTGCCTTTAAAACTAAAACTTGAAATTGGAAAATACCGATTGGTAACCGGAAAACGAGGTGTTGATGGTACGGTTTATACTTATCTAAATTATTTTGAAATTACAGAAGGCGAAACCACAAGCCTTAAACTTATATTTCGGGATCCTAAAGTAGAGAGTAAAATTTTTGGGCATATTAATTTAAATGAAAAAATTTTGAACCTAAATTCTGAGCAGTTTTCTTTATCTCAGTTAAGAAAACAGAATATTGTTTTGCTGATGTGGTTAGAGCCTGGTAAAGAGCCAACTCGTCATTTAATGGAAGAGTTTAAGGATGTAAAATTGGAATATGAAAATTGGAATGGACAAATTGCAGTTTTACAATCTGAAGGAATTCAACCTGAAGTATTTTCGGAGGACTTTTTTGAGAATATGCCTGCAAATTATGCGGTTTATAAAGATGTAGATAATAAATTGCTTTCGAAGGCTAAAGTTGAAATGGGAATTAATGGAAAAATTCAGAAACCATTAATTGTGGCAATAAATAAAAAAGGAGAAATTATTTTTACATCAACAGGATATAGAATAGGAATTCATGAGCATTTGTTAAAAGTTTTGGCTCGATAAAATATTAGTGTATAAAAGAAAAGTGCCATTTCTATTTTGAAACGGCACTTTTTATATTTATTAAATTGTTTTTAATACCAATTCAATTTACAAATTATAGAATATCAATTAGTTATAAAGATCGCTAGCAAAACTACCTTTTACTTTATTTCCTAACAACAATTCTTCAACTGTTGCAGCAATATCAGTAAAGGAAGTTCTTGTTCCTATGTTTACATTTTGCTTGATATTTTTACCATAAACCATTACGGGTATGTATTCGCGGGTATGATCGGTTCCTTTATAGGTTGGATCGCATCCGTGGTCGGCAGTAAGGATTAAGATTTCATCATCATTTAAATTTTCCTGAATTTGAGGTAAGTATCGATCAAATTCTTCTAATGCAGCTTTATATCCTTCAGGATTTCTGCGATGACCGTAAACCATATCAAAATCGACCAAATTGGTAAATATTAAACCTTTTGAATCTTCTTTTAAAGCAGTTAATGTTTTTTCAATTCCATCAACATTGTCTTTATTTGTGCCTCTTGAGTCGGTAATTCCTTGTCCTGCAAAAATATCTTTGGTTTTACCAACACCAATTACGTCTAAGCCATTTTCTTTTAACCGGTCTAAAACCGTAGGAGCAGGAGGAGTAACTGAGTAATCGTGACGATTTGGAGTTCGAGAGAAGTTTCCTTTTCCGCTTCCTAAATACGGACGAGCTATTACACGGGCAACAGGTTCATGTTCAGAACAAATTTCCAAAGCAATTTCACAAGCTTTATACAATTCCTCTAAAGGAATTACTTCTTCGTGAGCAGCAATTTGGAATACAGGATCGGCCGATGTATACACAATCCAATTGCCTGTTTTCATTTGTTCTTCGCCATATTCATCAAGAATAGCAGTTCCCGAAGCAGGTTTGTTGGCCATTACTTTTCTACCGGTTCTTTCCTCGAACAAACGAATTGTTTCATCCGAGAAGCCATTGGTATAGGTAGGAAATGCTTTTTCAAGTTTTACACCGGCAATTTCCCAGTGTCCGGTTGTTGTATCCTTACCTTTCGATGCTTCGGCAGCTTTACCATAAGCTCCATTAACATTTGTATTTGGAGCAACACCTTCTATTTGGGTAATGTTACCCAATCCTAGTTTTTGCATGTTTGGTAAGTTCATTCCTCCGCAATGTTTTGCGATATTTCCGAAGGTATTTGAGCCTACATCGCCAAATTCTTCTGCATCAGGTAAATAACCAACACCTGCGCTATCTAATACTACAATGGTAGCACGCTTAATTTTTGGAATCATAAAGTTGTGTTTTTTAATGTATTTTGAAAAATACAGATGATGGGTTGTCTAGGTAGTGTCACAAAGATAGCAATCAATTAATAATTATCAATTAAAATTATTGATTGTATTTTAATTCTAAAAATAATCCCCCAAGCGCGAACGCAAGGGGGAGAAGATATTGAAGGTTTATATAGACTATAGTTTATACATTTTCTCACGTTGCTCTTTAATTTTTTCGCTGTGAATGTATTCGTCGTAAGCCATTAGTTTATCGATAATACCGTTTGGAGTTAATTCTATAATTCGAGTACTTACTGTTTGAATAAACTCGTGGTCATGAGACGACATTAATACAGTACCACCAAAATTTATTAGTGAGTTGTTGAAAGACTGTATAGATTCCAAATCTAAGTGGTTGGTAGGAGTATCTAGAATTAAAAGATTTGCATCTTTCAACATCATTCTTGATACCATACAACGAACTTTTTCGCCTCCAGATAATACGTTAGCTTTTTTATAGATATCCTCACCAGAGAAAAGCATTTTACCTAAATATCCACGAAGATAAACTTCACTTGTATCCTTAGAATATTGTGCTAACCAATCGATAAGAGTAATAGGTTCCTGAAAGAAATTGCTGTTATCAAGAGGTAAATATGCAGGTGTAATGGTAACTCCCCATTCATAAGATCCACTGTCAGCTTTATCTTCGCCATAAATAATGTCGAACAATGAAGTCATTGCTCGAGGATCCTTCGAAAGGAATATTACTTTTTCGCCTTTTTCGATAGTAAATTCTACGTCTTTAAAAAGAAGATCTCCATCGGCGCTTTTACTTAAGCCCATGCAAGAGAAAATCTTATCGCCAGCTTCACGTTCCTGTTGGAATATAATCCCTGGGTAACGACGAGTTGATGGTTGAATATCTTCAATATTCAACTTATCAATCATTTTCTTTCTGGATGTGGTTTGCTTAGATTTAGCAACATTGGCACTAAATCGAGCAATAAATTCCTGAAGTTCTTTTTTCTTTTCTTCGGCTTTTTTGTTTTGCTGAGCTTGTTGACGAGCAGCTAACTGACTTGATTCGTACCAGAAAGTATAGTTCCCCGAGAACATTTTAATTTTTCCAAAGTCGATATCAACAATATCAGTACAAACAGAATCGAGGAAGTGACGGTCGTGAGAAACAACAATTACAGTATTGTTAAAGTTGGATAAATAATTTTCCAACCACATTACAGTTTCAAGGTCAAGATCATTGGTAGGCTCATCGAGAAGTAGGTTGTCAGGATTACCAAACAATGCCTGAGCAAGTAAGACACGTACTTTTTCCTTACCACTTAAATCTTTCATTGATTTATAGTGAATTGCCTCTTTAATACCTAAACCACTTAATAGTTCGGCAGCATCACTTTCGGCATTCCAACCGTCCATTTCGGCAAATTTCTCTTCCAATTCCGATGCTTTAATACCATCAGCTTCTGAAAAATCTGTTTTAGCATAAATCTCATTTTTTTCCTGCATAATTGCCCACAATTCTGCGTGACCCATTATAACAGTATCTAAAACAGTATGCTCATCAAACTCGAAGTGATCCTGTTTTAAGACAGCCATACGCTCACCAGGTTCCATCATAACTTTACCAGTGGTTGAGTCAAGATCGCCTGATAAAATTTTCAGGAAAGTAGATTTACCAGCACCATTAGCACCAATAACACCATAACAGTTACCTGGGGTGAATTTAATATTTACATCCTGGAAAAGAGGTTTTTTTCCGAATTGAATTGATAAGTTTGAAACCGATATCATATATGTTATCCTTTATTTGCTATTTTTCAGGGCGCAAAAATAGTAATTATTATCTAAAAAATAACAGATAAGTTGTTAAGTTTAAAAAAAGCTTTAAACTCATATTAAAAGCGAGCTAACTTGTATAAGGAATATTAGTTTGTAATTGATTCTAACTTGTCGCTTTCTATTTTTTTAGAATCCTCGCTTTTAGTTTCACTTAATTCCATCTTACAGGGTATCGAAAATCTAAAAGTAGAGCCAATGTTTTCTTTACTTTCAACCCAAATTTCTCCGTTGTGCCGCTCAATAAAATCTTTACATAAAATTAAACCAAGTCCATTGCCTTTTTCTCCTTTTGTTCCAAATGTAGATTTACCATCGTTTAATTCAAACAGTTTGGTTTGTTGGTTTTTAGGAATTCCGCTTCCACTATCTTTTACGTAAACTTCTGTTTTATTTTTTCGGGATATTGCTCCAATTAGTATAACTCCACCTTCGGGCGTAAATTTTATGGCATTATTAATTAAGTTACGTATTACAGTTTCGAGCATTGATCTGTCTCCGTAAATAGAAAGCTTATCATTGTTCGAAACTTCTAGGTAAATATTTTTATGCTTAGCAACCGATTGATATGTTTCAGATATTCCTATTAGCAATTTATTGGCCGAAAGAACAAGCGGATTAAAGGGGAGACGATTAGACTGATTTAAAGACCATGATAATAAGTTGTCGGTAAGATTTAAAACGCGGGTAACACTTTCCTTTAAATCTTTACTTGTATTATTTAATTTATCGTATTTGCCTTGTTTTATGTAAATTGAAATGAGTTGTGATATTCCTGATACTGTTGCCAATGGGGAACGTAAATCGTGAGAAATAATCTGGAACAATTTGTTCTTAGTTTGATTAGCAGTTTCCAGAGCCTTGTTTTTTTGATTGAGAATTTGTGCCGACCATTCAATTCTCGATTTTTGTAAACTAAGTATGCGAGTGATTTTTTTATTGCGATAATATGATTTAACGATAAAAGCAGCATAAGCAATAATTAGAATTAAAATTATTATCAGTCCATTGCGCTGCATTGCATTATTTTTATTTTTATTCTTTAAAAAGGAAATTTGAGATTCTTTTTTATGGGTTTCATATTTTGTTTGAATCAGCGAAATTCGGCTCAGACTTTCCAGGTTAAGAATACTGTCTTTTAGTTGTTCATATATCATAAAATACTGCATTGCACTATCGGGTTCTTGCAGATGGGTGTATATTTTAAAGAGATCCTTACTACTTGTTTTTCTGAAATAAATATTACTTGTTTCAAGAGTAAACTGATAGGCATTTTTGCTGTATGCAAGAGCTTTGTTATACTTCTGTAATCTTATGTATGTATTGGCCAAACTATTTAGACTTGTTGTGATTAAATCTTTGTTACCAATTGATTTTTTTAAACTCAGGCTTTTTTGGAAGTATTCGATAGCAAGTGTATATTGTTTTAGTACAAGAAAACAATTACCAATATTATGGTAGGTTTGAGCTAATTTATAATTATTAGGTTTTTTTTCTAAGACATTAAGATTTTTATGGTAGTAACTTAGTGCTTCTTTGAATTTATTTTGTAAACTAAGTACAACTGCGATATTGTTGTTTACAGCATATAAACTTGAAATATAATTTGATTCCAAATATAATTCGGCAGCTTTTTTATAGTATTTTAAAGCTTTATCGTATTTTTTTAATTCTTTATATATTAGGCCAATACTGTTGTTTGCATCACCTTTTATCGACGCATCGTAATTTCGATCATAATAATTAAGAACCGAATAAAAATCTTTTAAGGCTAAATCATATTTGGATACTTTTCTTAAAACTAATCCACGATTTAGGTAGGTTAGATTAATTCCTGCCGAATCGGATGCAATTGTAAAGTTTTCTATTGCACGATTGTAAATTATTATGGCAGTATCATATTCAGCTTTTCTTCTATAAATAGAACCAATGCGAATATATGCATTACCAATACCTGAGAAATTCTCCGATTCTTGTGCTAGCTTTATCGTTTTAAGAGCATAGTATTCAGCTTCATTAGGTTTGCTTCTGTAATTTTTCCCAGTCCATTTATTAAGAAAGGTAATTTTGTCGTTTATATTTGGAATTGTATCTAAGGAATATTCGACTTCTTTAACGTTTTGGGCAGGGGTACTATAAGAAAATACCAGAAGTAAAAAAGTAATAAAACGCATAGGGTGTAATTATTAATAGACTGCAAGAAGAAAGTAGATAGGAATTACAGAGGCTATGTTTGATAGATTAAATAAACATCTTTTTAAGGGTGTGTATTTTCAGCGTCATCATAATCAATATCAGTATTATTGTTTTCTGTTTGATTCTTAACAG
This genomic interval from uncultured Marinifilum sp. contains the following:
- a CDS encoding transglutaminase domain-containing protein, with product MRKLFFLLFSLSILCGCSDVHFIKDAKYRTKVSERFKERKEFAANRSDDLFNVFNQKLSVEEKEALQFLYAYMPLCDLADYDGEFFLNQVRASFKARDSFNWEKKVPNELFRHFVLPYRVNNENLDSARIVFLKELKPRLQGMTMKQAALEVNHWCHEKVNYAPTDIRTSGPLSLVRTSWGRCGEESTFAVTALRAVGIPARQVYTPRWAHSDDNHAWVEVWTDGKWSYLGACEPEPDLNMGWFTEPARRAMLVHTKVFGDYQGSDEVVKRSDNFTEINVVGNYADVKRIFVKIIDQSGQAVENVNIDFGLYNYAEFYPIASKKTDRNGLSYLTTGLGDLLVWANKNGEVVGQKLNVATTDTLIMELGKGFYGGSISELNMVPPVEKKPYAVDESMKKQNDSRLAYEDSIRMAYRSTFIDSISSCQLGELKGLDENFIWNKLKKSQGNWKEIKKFIEHTNKNNVEYVTALLDLIAAKDLRDTKAEILLDHLNYTLTNYDIKEYSSKEMFMKNVLNPRIKNENLIAYRGYFQKEFDGKFKGNRSAIIEQIKMWILNHININENENYYNLPITPIGVNELRIANAESRDVFFVALSRSLGIPSRLEPAEKTPQYFNGQVWVNVYFEAQKTSQPVTGTLVLKNILKNFDPAYYAHFTIGKLINGRYESLDYGWDSKLSDLPLKLKLEIGKYRLVTGKRGVDGTVYTYLNYFEITEGETTSLKLIFRDPKVESKIFGHINLNEKILNLNSEQFSLSQLRKQNIVLLMWLEPGKEPTRHLMEEFKDVKLEYENWNGQIAVLQSEGIQPEVFSEDFFENMPANYAVYKDVDNKLLSKAKVEMGINGKIQKPLIVAINKKGEIIFTSTGYRIGIHEHLLKVLAR
- a CDS encoding ATP-binding cassette domain-containing protein; translation: MISVSNLSIQFGKKPLFQDVNIKFTPGNCYGVIGANGAGKSTFLKILSGDLDSTTGKVMMEPGERMAVLKQDHFEFDEHTVLDTVIMGHAELWAIMQEKNEIYAKTDFSEADGIKASELEEKFAEMDGWNAESDAAELLSGLGIKEAIHYKSMKDLSGKEKVRVLLAQALFGNPDNLLLDEPTNDLDLETVMWLENYLSNFNNTVIVVSHDRHFLDSVCTDIVDIDFGKIKMFSGNYTFWYESSQLAARQQAQQNKKAEEKKKELQEFIARFSANVAKSKQTTSRKKMIDKLNIEDIQPSTRRYPGIIFQQEREAGDKIFSCMGLSKSADGDLLFKDVEFTIEKGEKVIFLSKDPRAMTSLFDIIYGEDKADSGSYEWGVTITPAYLPLDNSNFFQEPITLIDWLAQYSKDTSEVYLRGYLGKMLFSGEDIYKKANVLSGGEKVRCMVSRMMLKDANLLILDTPTNHLDLESIQSFNNSLINFGGTVLMSSHDHEFIQTVSTRIIELTPNGIIDKLMAYDEYIHSEKIKEQREKMYKL
- a CDS encoding phosphopentomutase translates to MIPKIKRATIVVLDSAGVGYLPDAEEFGDVGSNTFGNIAKHCGGMNLPNMQKLGLGNITQIEGVAPNTNVNGAYGKAAEASKGKDTTTGHWEIAGVKLEKAFPTYTNGFSDETIRLFEERTGRKVMANKPASGTAILDEYGEEQMKTGNWIVYTSADPVFQIAAHEEVIPLEELYKACEIALEICSEHEPVARVIARPYLGSGKGNFSRTPNRHDYSVTPPAPTVLDRLKENGLDVIGVGKTKDIFAGQGITDSRGTNKDNVDGIEKTLTALKEDSKGLIFTNLVDFDMVYGHRRNPEGYKAALEEFDRYLPQIQENLNDDEILILTADHGCDPTYKGTDHTREYIPVMVYGKNIKQNVNIGTRTSFTDIAATVEELLLGNKVKGSFASDLYN
- a CDS encoding tetratricopeptide repeat protein, translated to MRFITFLLLVFSYSTPAQNVKEVEYSLDTIPNINDKITFLNKWTGKNYRSKPNEAEYYALKTIKLAQESENFSGIGNAYIRIGSIYRRKAEYDTAIIIYNRAIENFTIASDSAGINLTYLNRGLVLRKVSKYDLALKDFYSVLNYYDRNYDASIKGDANNSIGLIYKELKKYDKALKYYKKAAELYLESNYISSLYAVNNNIAVVLSLQNKFKEALSYYHKNLNVLEKKPNNYKLAQTYHNIGNCFLVLKQYTLAIEYFQKSLSLKKSIGNKDLITTSLNSLANTYIRLQKYNKALAYSKNAYQFTLETSNIYFRKTSSKDLFKIYTHLQEPDSAMQYFMIYEQLKDSILNLESLSRISLIQTKYETHKKESQISFLKNKNKNNAMQRNGLIIILILIIAYAAFIVKSYYRNKKITRILSLQKSRIEWSAQILNQKNKALETANQTKNKLFQIISHDLRSPLATVSGISQLISIYIKQGKYDKLNNTSKDLKESVTRVLNLTDNLLSWSLNQSNRLPFNPLVLSANKLLIGISETYQSVAKHKNIYLEVSNNDKLSIYGDRSMLETVIRNLINNAIKFTPEGGVILIGAISRKNKTEVYVKDSGSGIPKNQQTKLFELNDGKSTFGTKGEKGNGLGLILCKDFIERHNGEIWVESKENIGSTFRFSIPCKMELSETKSEDSKKIESDKLESITN